ccaacagttcaaccataataaacaaaatataaagcggaagactcaaaactcattaacgaaaatcaatttaaataacttctaaaactcaatacttattattcccaaaacctggaagatatcaagaacatctatcctcaaatttctaaatctaagagtattaagaagctaaaataagtaaaaggatggtccatgtccgagcttcaagacatcaagacgtgaaagagagaatccaacacgagctaggaacaatagctcactctgaattctgatatgctggagactggctagagttgcggacgagtcgaagtcgatggcacgtttgctgcactccacaaataacaaagagaagaaaatacaagtaggggtcagtacaaggaacaagtactgagtaggtatcatcggccaactcaacatagaaagaaatatatatcGAATGATAGTATAAAATCCACTACAACACTTAACTGGTGACAATAACAAGTATAAGAatcattgacaacaacaccatacacacccatgaggactcaagcctccttaccgtactcatttgggaaataggttctttgaaattgagtatattacgtAATTCATGATTCGTCCTCTtaattattatcgtgtcggaacgtgacaatccgatcccctaatactacgtatcggaatgtgacacccgatcccctaatactacgtgtcggaacatgacacccgatcccttaatactacgtgtcgaaacgtgacacccgatcccttaatactatgtgtcgaaacgtgacacccgatctcctaatactacgtgtcggaacgtgacacccgatcccctaatactacgtgtcggaacttgacacccgatcccctaatctcactgcttcagttcatcaagcctcttttatgtcaatgcatcatcttaatagagagggataagatttaggattcaacaatcacaacatacaaacacacaatcaagcatatagaagactttacaatactagccaatacatatcaattgctatttagagtttactatgaaatagcataaaccataacctacctccaccgaagaatcgtgatcaagcaagctatttcccaaagcctttttgcttttcctcttcgtttctcccttctcTCGCTCATTCTCCCCTCTtcttgttcattttatttttcttctacagattctttttcttttaccctaattatcatataattcattatgataaaagtaacccattatttatttcaaggttatctcctttaacccacaagtaattaaattattaaacttatcccactaatttcataaagtttgtcataaatagtccaaaacaccccttaaaacttttagcaaaaaTCCGGCCCAGTCGAGGTTACACtgctcgtgacggcccgtcgtacctgcaacggtctgtcctgcaggtccgtcacaaagtttagagagttgaTTCAGTAGGGATGTTTGTGACAATCCGTCGTGTCTACGATGGTTCGTGCTGCaattccgtcgcgaagttcagagagttgatcccatAACCCACAGGAAAATTACACAAGtgtgggatgacggagtccatgacggtccgtcatgaccgtgacggtccgtcgcgtgatctgtcgacccagtcagtttttatcacaatGATTCTATTGctcgaaatgactaaacaggtcgttacagattaTTACGCCAAATAAAGTATCATAATAATAGTTCAATCAAGTTATATATGCAGTAGTTAAATTATAGATCAAGCATTTATGCAAGTCCCGTTAGAGATGTTATAAACACACAAATATATACCTGACTCCAAAAGAAAGTTGATTAACTCTTAAGAATTAATTTCGACTTAAGTATGTCTCAATTGgttagagactcgtgctgataatgTGGTGTAAAATATCagcaatataaaattatctaagacaataaatatatagacaagatatatgaaaatgttttcttatttctttcttcTGTACTTTTCGATTGAGcctttaataaaataatcatcgTCTATTTATAGTATAAAATATCTCTTTAAAGTTGCATGAATTAAAGTGTTCATTTATTTCGTATACGAACTTCAAAGAGAGTTACGAATGAACTTTCAAGTGAGTTACAAATGACATCCACATTAatgcattttataacaattttcaatctttttttcttatatataaaaatattgaaaatataaacaCATACTAGCCAACCCCATGCTACCCCAACCCCACGCTTCCCCACCCTGTTTCTTTTTCATCTTCTCCCTGCAACATTTCATTTCTAAACCATAACACTCATATCTTATCAAATTATTTAccgattaaatttttttaaaaaaagaaattcatacCTAAtcgtgaaaaaaaatatagagagagaTACATACAAGAGTGTGAAGAAGCGACGTTTGTTGACGAATaatcatttcaaaattaattgcaaaAGAGAAATGAAGgactcaaattaattttattatattatttttataagttaatgagtttacattttaattttgaatggtGATATTTATTTGAAGATGTGGACGGAAATGGAGCtattaactaaattttttacttcaacgtccaaaaatcttctttcttctttcgtttTTGAAGATCAAATGCAAGTCTTTGAAAACCTTGTTAAAGTGAAGAAGACGACCGTAAGCGGGGATGGGGGCTTTTCTTTGTGcaaaaattaatacaattattggtttcaaaaatatttttaaaaaaataaaatcttttaagTCATTTACAATGCTAAGAatcaaggaagaagaaaaagtgaagttttcttgaaataaaaaaataaaaaaatatgattttagaaaTCTTCACGTgtcaaaggaaaataaaaaatattttttttgccatatcaatattttatgcTTAATAGGTATATATTTTGAATGATTTAAGTGTTCAAATACATGCAATTTCAAAAAGCTGTAGATGACTTGaggttaataataataataataataactgtATATATTATGAGATGAAAAACTACACGTGTCAACACTACAATGTAaaacaactttaaaaaaaaacattaccttattttttattgtatttgatCAATTATAAGAACAGATGAAAATGTGGCTACTTTATCGTGAttcactaaattttaaaatccttttaatcacatattattattttaaataataagtttttgttttaattaaatggGAATGATAATTATTATACATGACTTTTATAGATGCAAATTAATTGAAATGTTTGTCATATTAATTTTCCTACAGAAGAATTACTTTACAATTATCACGTTAAGGAATCCCTAAACCAtctaatttataaaatcattttttattaaataatatttaaatttgaatttgggaATTTAAAATTGTCCAATACATACCCATTTTTTACACAATCTCTAAGTCTAtccaataatttatttatttattatttctgttttaaaataaaaataaacttcaaCTAAAAATCATTATCTCTAAAATTACTCAATCACTTGCTTAACTTTCTATTCCCAAAAAATTCAGTATATTTAACAACATAATTAGATAAtttcattagtttattttttaataaaaaaggcatcttcaaaacaataataattctTACAATTTTCATGAGAAGGTAAGTGtttgcattttttttctatatttttttcttctgtttTATGTGGCTTAAATTATTAATGCATGTACTTTGTTTTGAAAGCTTTATAACTTGAAGATGATCCGATGATTTTCTCAACACAGTTATGTTAATGATCGATTGATGAAGTTGAGATCAAATGATTTCTGTGAAGAATATGTATAGTTGAAGAAGGAGAAACTATCAAGACTATATTCTATAACTATGTCAagcatataatatatttttcattttttatctgatgttttttttctcaatcaaaACTGTTTTGgatgtataataatatatggtTCTTTATTTACGGTGTACTTCATATGTTCTTTTGaagaattttaagtttttaatttttgaattttttaacatACAAATCTTTTGATATGTAGATAAGTGATGATCATATTGAATACTAATATTCTTTTATCAGTGTATCTACGCTTGAATTCAAATTCCTCAGTCTACGTTTattcatttgatttttaatgataataaacacactaaattatgtaattgaaaaataacatatctcgttatctataaaaaaaaaaattgccgTTAGTTATGTCAAATGATGCTCTGATGGTATAAAATTGgattgtgtgtatatatatatatatatatatatatatatatatatatatatatatatatatatatatatatttattgttaaaCTGCTTTCACTTTCATGTGGattacaataaatattttaagtttttattttattttaaaaattataatgaattatatttaatataattactaattaatttagaatgtaacattaaataaaaaaaagtttgttaCAATGCATCTGTCAACAATTTAAATTACtagattattatttaaaaataatttgtatacaTTGATTGTGATTTATATCcttttaaatagttcaaaaatttaATGAGGATTTCAAACTAATAGGATTGTAATAATTAGAgaaaattaattactttaatcACTATATAAGACAAAAATTGATCTTATAGTTATTAAAAAGGagtaaaaataaacaacatttACTATTTTGTAGTAACCAAAATTtgccaataattttttattttttatttttattattacgtaattgttataaagtatttgtattatagtgaatgtctatcatgtggagtcctttttTAGAAAGGATTAAAGagtcctacttggggaccaagttagattttttcttataaatagagTGCTCCTCTTCGTTGTAAATGGATTtatcaagagaaataacaagtcttctcttcttttctctttaatttcttctttttattctatagttttataacacgttatcagcacgagactCTAAATTCTCAAAGTGAAGATTAGATTTGAAGAATTAAGAAaggtattatttattctttttcttttaattttaatggtcAATCTTACAAAACTAAAGTTCGCTGCCCTTCAAAGTTCGGGTAGGAACTACCTCTCATGGGTGTTGGATGCTGAAATCCACATGATGCAATGGATCTTGGAGACAccacaaaataagaaataagGCATCAAATCAAAACTGTGCACGAGCAATGATATTCTTGCGTCATCATCTTGACGAGATTCTGAAAATCGAATATCTGACAGTTAAGGATCCACTTGGTTTGTGGAAAAACCTAAAAGAATGATTTGACCACTTGAAGATGGTCATACATCCAAAGACACGATATGATTGGATGCATctaaggctacaagactttaagtCTATACATGAGTACAATTCTTCCATGTTCAGAATCACTTCTCAATTGAAATTATGTGGAGAAACAGTTAGTGAgattgatatgatggaaaaaaCGTTCTCCACTTTCCATGCCTCGAATGTACTCTTGCAGCAACAATATCGAGAGAAAGGTTTCAAAAAGTATTCTGAACTaatttctcatcttcttgtAGCCGagcaaaataatgatttattattgaaaaatcatgAGAATCGACTTACTGGATCTGAACCACTTCCTGAAGTGAACGAGGCATACGCCCACCATGCTAGGCGTGGAAAAGGTCGCGGTCCTAATCGTTGTCGTGGACGTGGTCGTGGACGTGATCGTAGTCGTGATTATGATCAAGAACGTAATTCTATTCTTGACATtaatcattcatcaaataaaaaggaaaaaaaggacGAGAAACGTGAAACAACTAGGGAAGGTTGTTTTCGATGTGGTGAAAGAGGTCATCATGCACGTGATTGTCGTACTCCCAAACACTTGGTTGAGCTTTATCAAGAATCACTaaagaagaaagacaaaaatcctgaggcaaattttatctctgaaaatcaagttgacatCACGCACTTGGATGTAGCAGATTTCTACGCACATCCagaaggaaaaatagatcaCTTAATTGGTGATGGTTCTGTGAACATGGAAGAGTGATgttttttttgtagtattttataacgacccgctaggtcgttttgagaactaggactagtttgactccttttgaaaatttaaatgggCACTTTTAATTATTCGaagactaagagtatttagttgataaatttttttagtgaagaattaatatagttaatagttaATGGGTCATATCCATAATTTATTCAATATCTTATACTTGGcccattaatttatttaaattagtgggattagtttttttgttataattaattaacattagaaaagcagaaaaaataaaagggttCAAAAACTACCGGCGGCGTGGGCATAATGGTTACTCGTGATTCGTGTATTGCAGGTGAGTTTTTAATCTAATTGTGTTATTGAATGTTCATAATAATATAGTATTCTGATTTTTAAGATTTAATGGGATAATATAGTGCAAAAGTTGTAGGGTTAGGTGTGTGTTAGTCATTGAGCGAAGGAGTTTTAACCTTTATTGTTTtctgttttatatttatatgtcaATTTTCCAATTTTGCTTTGTATACCTGCAAGGTTAATGGACAAATTTTGTGACTTTTCAATTCTTCTCTtatagataaaattattatttttctaaggtTGTGATTTGAGTTTCAAGAATGCAATGGTCAGAATAGGTAGAAAGAGACGATTAAATAATGGTTCCATATTATGGGTCCTTACTAGTACTTGGTTGaaaatttttttggatatttttttattacttttggcAAGGTTTTAGCTTAAATTAGTTCTCAAGGATTTTCAATATGGCTGCCAGCGAtagttctctttcttttttggatTGAGAAATTGTATGCAAGGATGCAGATGTATAAGAATTTGAGGTGCAACAAATTAGTTCTTCGTAAATGGTTTTAAGTTggcttattttcttattattatcacATTAAGATACTAGTTTTTggtatattgagataggtaattaattattaggtgtatattatattaagattgAATTTTAGGGTATTTGGAGAGATGAAAGTTCAATTCTTGACTTAAAAtttagcaagtataataatttttggCATATAAactatatcaagatttggaagTTGATTAGAATTAtgagtgagtttttgggtctatgatagacatacaATAATTTGAAAGTCTACAAACTCTCTTACTTACGAATACTGCGTAATTGATAGATTGTGAACATTCCGAAACTTTgcgaaaagggaaggaaatATCTTGAAGATTCGTGGCACGATGTCCGGCTCTTAAGGTCtgttaagacttttagacttgttgaaggacgttttcataattaaagattaaaaatgaaaatagacaaaggggtaagggcgaaagatgggggtctcgtattaatggtgtgacgggcattggtacgagtaccggtgttataaaacgaaaagttactactatagaatgtggattgtaatttgaaattttccAAAGCATATGTGCATTAGCTTATacattattgacttgaaatttctttgtgattgtgttttatttgttACACCCGtgtagttgtgataattgaggtgattGTGTATTATGTCGATATTGATTgagtgagatgcatcatcatcccgttatttttgaaataatattgtatacaTGCGTTGACATGATATTGAGTATAAgatgggcacgtggagatcgtccgtgctggggacggtaagatgttaagattgtaatttgggcacgtggagaccgtccgtgcggaaattgtttgatattatgatggtGTGTTGAGATCGTCCAACATAGAAACGTGGAGATCGTCTGTGTCgatatatggacctcgcgagtcccccagtatcatgtatatacggttgagtgagtacttgGTATTCTTAGACATACCATTACATGGTATCATATAGCAtttcatttcatcacatcattcattcttgatgattatatgtttcgtttggtgtttggaaagtacttgatgttgatttcctttattgatgaatcttaaatagtaagtgtaatatatatatatatatatatatatatatatatatatatatatatacttgtataaattaagaatttattttcttatgtaaactcccgtcactacttctttgTTGTCGGTCAATGAAACATaatgggtacacgtggtttcgtactcatactacacctgttgcactctttgtggtgcagattcgattccgagtaggagcacatctcgtggagcaaattgagtctgagattgaagttcttggagtagtggtgagctgcttggctttTCCAttgcccacacctccctctatcttttatttattctgttattagtattcagACAGTATATCcattatgttagatttgtcatttagtttcagacttgcatcgacttttagaagctcttgtacttaagacactaattcttggggtgatatattttagcttccgcatttcgtacttataaggaacccaatgttggagattcttgctaagtcttagttttttttactcatttgttggtttagttgggttaatgtgttgggttggcttacctattggttgggagcataggtgccatcacgacttgaaaatttgggtcgtgacaaatttggtatcagagccctaggttaatcggtctcaagagtacaagagcaaagtctaatagagtcttgcggatcggtatgaagacgtccatacctatcttcgagaggctataggacatttaggaaatattctgttctttttttcattatcgtgcacacttgaccttgtagaaattctaatcttgatatctcattctctctcagatggcgaggaatcgtacatcggcaagtggtggtcaggATCCTATTCCTGCGCCTGCTTCTGGGAACACTATCCGAGGTAAAGGTAGGGGACGAGCTCGAGGTCAGGGTAGGATCCGTATTGCTGCACCTGTGAATGATCAAGTACCAATAGCTACCTAGGGTCGTGATAGGACCGCATATCCTGATGAGGTtattcatggggatgtgcaagatcgtgtcgagggggatgggc
The sequence above is a segment of the Solanum lycopersicum chromosome 10, SLM_r2.1 genome. Coding sequences within it:
- the LOC138338885 gene encoding uncharacterized protein; the encoded protein is MIFLRHHLDEILKIEYLTVKDPLAEQNNDLLLKNHENRLTGSEPLPEVNEAYAHHARRGKGRGPNRCRGRGRGRDRSRDYDQERNSILDINHSSNKKEKKDEKRETTREGCFRCGERGHHARDCRTPKHLVELYQESLKKKDKNPEANFISENQVDITHLDVADFYAHPEGKIDHLIGDGSVNMEE